One Hordeum vulgare subsp. vulgare chromosome 4H, MorexV3_pseudomolecules_assembly, whole genome shotgun sequence DNA window includes the following coding sequences:
- the LOC123447399 gene encoding uncharacterized protein LOC123447399, protein LGWKRSNFEIPILHNFESHENQRGISLQYIKNAGWKKYWRGATRRSRACQARPTPVGAPGGSWAPCYPSGSHLLLYGAFRPRKYRERAFGKKRHHHEAELEQNQSRASAGPSCRGNFPPGGGNRRHHHQQHSSHRRGLISINIFISTISSPNHSSFLVHSLRLTTPIGTCKVASSVNYSL, encoded by the coding sequence ctcggctggaaaaggagcaactttgagatacctattctgcacaacttcgaaagccatgaaaatcagcgaggaattagtttgcaatatataaaaaatgctgggtggaagaaatactggaggggagccaccaggaggtcacgagcctgccaggctcgCCCCACCCccgtgggcgcgcctgggggctcgtgggccccctgttacccctccggctcccatcttctactATATGGAGCGTTTCGCCCCAGAAAATATCGAGAGAGAGCTTTTGGGAAGAAACgccaccaccacgaggcggaacttgagcagaaccaatctagagcttcggcagggccgtcctgccgaggaaacttccctcccggagggggaaatcgccgccatcatcatcaacaacactcctctcataggaggggactcatctccatcaacatattcatcagcaccatctcatctccaaaccatagttcatttcttgtacacagtctccgtctcacgactccgattggtacttgtaaggttgccagtagtgttaattactccttgtag